The following are encoded together in the Candidatus Neomarinimicrobiota bacterium genome:
- a CDS encoding ArsR family transcriptional regulator, whose translation ARRVKVGKRDQYALDPEGMEALRAYVEGFWDTALSRFKRHAE comes from the coding sequence TGGCGCGCCGCGTCAAGGTGGGAAAACGCGACCAGTATGCCCTCGACCCCGAGGGCATGGAGGCGCTGCGAGCGTATGTGGAGGGCTTCTGGGATACTGCCCTGAGCAGGTTCAAGCGCCACGCCGAGTGA
- a CDS encoding SRPBCC domain-containing protein, which produces MPTHDTTIAPVVKSITIDRDIEETFRLFTEEINAWWPLETHSVSEDASASLRLEGFAGGRLVETSGDGEEFELGVVQTWEPPGELSFSWYPGRHPDTSQTVVVRFTEQNHGTRVVLTHSGWERLGADGAKTRADYDTGWEFVLVQKFGEYAGRPERGPNT; this is translated from the coding sequence ATGCCGACTCATGACACAACTATTGCTCCGGTGGTCAAGTCCATCACCATTGACCGGGATATCGAGGAGACGTTCAGGCTGTTCACCGAAGAGATCAACGCGTGGTGGCCCCTGGAAACGCATTCCGTGAGCGAGGACGCCTCGGCCAGTCTGCGGCTGGAGGGATTTGCCGGGGGCAGACTCGTCGAGACCAGCGGGGACGGTGAGGAGTTCGAGTTGGGCGTGGTGCAGACCTGGGAGCCGCCGGGCGAGTTGTCGTTCAGCTGGTATCCGGGACGCCATCCAGATACGTCCCAGACGGTGGTGGTGCGCTTCACAGAACAGAACCATGGGACCCGGGTGGTGCTCACCCATAGCGGCTGGGAGCGCCTCGGTGCCGATGGGGCTAAAACGCGCGCGGACTATGATACCGGTTGGGAGTTCGTATTGGTGCAAAAGTTTGGGGAGTATGCCGGCAGGCCAGAACGCGGTCCGAATACATAA